From Candidatus Wallbacteria bacterium:
TAGCATCCATTATGCATCCAGGATAAAACCATGCATTCCTGACTGGCGGTAATATGTGCGATCAGGCAGTTGCCAGGCGAGTAATACACTTTGGGGTTGTCTGTGGATATATCATAGATTTTACCGTCACTGGCAGTCCCCTGCAGCATCCCGTTGCCTTTCACAGCCACTGTGCCGCTTGAATAGGAATATCCCATCATCCAGTTTTTTTCAGAAGCGTGTCCGCTGGTGGACAGCAGATCCACCTGGTTGGAATTGACGCATTTCACCCATTCATCCGTCGTATCGGCAGGACCTTTCACTTTCGCGGTCTGTTTGCCGGACTCCTTGACCCATTTGTCATACTGCACGCCCTCCGAAAAGGAGGTGCCGCAATCGAAAAAGTCCAGCCAGCCTGAGCCTGCGTGGGAAAGAGTTTCCTTCAGTTCAAGTGGCTGTGCATCAACCATTTTCAGGGCATCGTCGGCATTGTAAGCAGTGAAGATAGCCCAGACAGCTCCGTCGTATGGGGCATTTTCCAGGCCTGCCATGCAGCGGATCACAGATTCGGCAAAATCACGTTCGCAATCATTGGGTTTGCTGAGAAAACATACATAATAAGGGTGAAGATTCTTCAGGTTTTCTTTCAGTTCCGTGCAGGTGTCAGGTTTGCCTTCATAAATAAAGACTTCAGCACTGTGTTTTTCAATCAGCTTCTGCAGGACGTTTTGCCATTTGTCGTTAGCCGGATCTGAGGGATTAAAGAATACCTTGTTCACTGCAATGGCATAAGTTTTTCCATTGTTTTCCCTGGATTTTGCTACAGCTGGAAACCTGTAAAAAGCTTCCAGGCTGAACATCAGGAAGAAAAGCAGAGAGATGATTACTGTTATGCGTTTCATACAAACTCCTTATTTGATGATTCTTAAAATAATCATCTCCGGAAACGGAAAATTATCCAGTTACAATCTGCTGCAATCTGCTTCAGTTGGAAGGGTCAGGAGATGTGAACAGCCTCGTGTCCGAGTTTTACAAGGTAATCAGCGATAATCAGTCTGTGGCACTCTTTGATTTTACGCTCAGCGCAGAGCAGGCAGAAAGGCGGCTGCAGTGAAAAGAGCCTTCCTGTCAGCAGGTCGCCGCAGCGATCCCAGAGCAGGCTGTACTTCCGCTGCCAGTCAGGATCGTGCCTGAGCAGGTTACCCATTTCTTCCAGATGGATGTAATCGATCCCGCGGCTTTTGAGCAGAGCTGAAATTCCCTTTTCAGGGTTCGAAGAATACGAGAAATCCCTGATCGCGGCGTATGGTGCGATCCGCACGTCAGCCACTGATTTCACTCCATTTTCAGTAAGTGTGGCGAGCAGTTCATCCGGAGACCTGCCGCCATATCCGATAGAGTAGAATTTCATGGAGAAATGGTAACAAGAATTATCGAGCAAGTCTAATTTGGAACAGAATGCCGCGGGGTATCAGTTGAATCTCTCGACGATCTGCCCATAATTGGAAATAGGACAAGATAAGTGGATGCGTTCACCTGAGAGGTGAGCGCCAAAGATCCGGCGGGGCCGGCCAAACATATCCGCTCCCGCCATTAGGAAAAGCAGAACTTCGACAAGCGCACAAGCTTTTGCACTCCCACCCTCAGGATTTTTGCACAGGGGTTATCCAACCCCCTTTTTTTTGCACAGTGGGTTTGTTGCGATTGATGCAAAATCCGCGGAATTGTAATATCCTATGAGTATGAACAGACATGCTGATGAGCTTGAAAATCCAGCAGATGATTCCAGATTTTTCTGCGGTAGAATTGCTGAACAAAACCAGCTTCAGGAAGCTTTCTCAGAGCGGCGGGTGATTTTAATCGCAGGGATCGGCGGGATCGGAAAAACTGCTCTGGCTGTAAAGCTTTATCAGAATCTTCAGGTAGATCAAAAGACAAGCGGCCGCCTGATCTTTATCAAATGTCTTGCAGGATGGAACTTTTCAGATTTTTCTTCTGAAATAATTGAACAGGCAGTCAGGCTGACAGGCAGAAAAAAATACCTTGCCAGTGTTTCCAGGCTGCCGAATCAACTCGCAGAAATGCTTGAGGAAAACGGGATTATTCTGTTCATCGACGATTTTCAGCTGATTGAGAACTCTGAAGTTCAGGAATTCATTACTGAAGCTATAGATTATTTCCAGCAGGCCAGGCTGGTGCTCATTTCCAGAAACAGACCTGAAATTCCGGCCTTGAAACTGATTGAAGTGTTTGAGCTGCGGCTTGGCGGGCTGGACTTCAATGAGACATGGGAAATGGCTTCTCACCTGCTGAGGGATTCCAGCGATCTGAAAAGCGTTTCCAGGGATAAATTGTTCGAAAAAGTGAAAGGCCATCCTTTTTTCATCAAAATGAGCCTGAGCGTTTCCAGAAACGACAGTAATGCACTGGAAACACTTCTTGAATCAACTGAATGCGAATTTGAGCTGTTAGACCAGATCTGGAAAAATCTGTCAGCAGTTGAAAAAGAAATACTTACATCCCTTTCGTTCATGAGAGCTCCAGTAAAGCAGTTCCCTGGCTGCAGGAACGAAGAGCATCGGTCTGCATTGAAAAAGCTTCTGAACAGATATCTTGTTGACACAGATCTATCCGGACGATATTTCCTCCACGATATTTTCAGGGAGCACATCAAGGAAAAATCCGACGTAGAGGCAGTTTTAATGATCCACAGACAGATTGCAGTGGATCTTTGCCTGGAAAATGCAGGGATCGATGAACAGCTGGAAGCCTACTATCATTTTCTGGAAGCAGGCATGCTGACAACGGCTGTAGATCAGATTATCCTGCTTGGTAAAAAATTCCAGCTCCTCAATGAAGGAGCGGTAAGATTCGATAATCTTCTGTCGCAGGTTATTTCGGAGTGCGGAGAGTACAGGAATCAGGAACTTATCCGTTGCAGGATCGAATTTTTGATCATCAGGGGCGCTTACCGTGAAGCCGAATCTCTGCTTGACTCTATCCACAGCAGAGCCGAATACGCCTATCTTTCCGGATTGATGAATTATTATCGCGATCAGGGTGCGCTGGCGATCAGGCAGTTCAGAGATGCGGTTTCCATGGGTCTCGAATCCGAGCAGTATTTAAATGCAATCGCCATTATCGCCAGTTCCTATGACTGGCTGGGAGATGCGGAGACAGCGGAAAAATATTTCCTGCAGGCCTTGTCCAGTCCGGCCATTATGGATCATCCGCTCATCAAAGCCAGAATCCTGGCTAACTATGCGAGCTGCCTGTATCCGCAGGGGAGATGCGAAAAAGCACGGGAATGCTTCGGACTGGCCGAAGAAATACAGCGTACCTGCGGTGCCACAGGCCCCCTGGCTGGCACTCTTCTTACTGAATCCTGGTTTTTCCTGATGCTGAACGACCTTGAGAGGTCTCTGGCATGTCTAAATGAAGCCAGGGACCTGCTGATGCGGATCGATGACAGGCGCAATCTGGTGAATTCGATGATCAATCTCGCCTGCATAGAGAATCGGAGAGGACAGCCGGAGCCGGCTCTCGAACATCTTTCATCAGCATTCGAACAGGCTGAGGCACTTGATCTTGAAGTTGAACAGGGATATGCCAGCAGGGAAGCAGGCAATATTCAGATGCAGCTTGGGCAGTTCGGAAAAGCAAGGAACCAGTTGAAGAAAGCCCTCAAGATTTTCGAGAAACTCGATACACCGGTCACCCTGGCTTTTGTCAGGATGCACTATGGCAAGCTGCAGCTCCTGACAGGATATGTAAGTGAATCGGAGGACATGCTGACTTCGGTTTGCGAAGTTTCGAAAAAGGCCAGGAACTCCATCCTGTCTGCCTCGAATTACTTTTTCCTGTATCTGCTGTACCGCTCTTCTGGTGACGGACGGGCTGAACAGTGCTATGCAGACCATCTGGAAATGCTTGATAAACTACCGCTTTCCACCCAGAAAATGCTGAAAAAGGAGCTGTCTGAATTTGAAAGCAGGCAAAGCGGAAAAGGCGCGGACAGGATCAGGCTGTTTCTGCCTGGAAATGACGGGATCATTGCCGGAGCTTCGGAAATCGAACTGGCTAGATCACGCAGAAACGAATATGAGATATTCATGGATTTTGAGAAGTCATATATTTCCATCAGAGGCAGGGAAGTTCCGCTTTTTTCCAAGAAAGTGCTCGCAAAACTGCTGCAGCAGATGGTTTCAAACCCCGGACATGTGTTCAGTTCGGACGAAATTTTTGCGGCTGTCTGGGGCTGTGAATTCGATCCTGAAGTGGACGGCAGCCCTCTGCGCAGGTCGATTTTCAGGTTAAGGCAGATCCTGGGCGACGTTAAAGGCGGGCATTTCATCTGTTCAGCCAGTGAAAAAGGGTCGTATTTTTTCAACAGGCAAGTGGATTATTGTGCAATTTTCCCGGTTGTGCCTCTTAGCGGGAAGTAGTTGGAAATGTTAAATGTTGAATGCTGAATTTGTGAGATTCAATTAATTACGTGCTTGTGGAATGATAATGCAGTAGTTGACTTGCGGGTTGAAGAAGTAGCAGCCCTTTTCAGAAGCAGAGCAGATGAAACGTTCGCGCTTGTTGTCTCCAAGCATTTCCCGCAGGCGGGAGATGGTCTTGCGCAGCGCGCCTCCATCTGATTCGGGATTGTATTTTCTGCCCCAGACTGTTTCGAATATTTCCTGCGATTTGATCACACGTCCGGGCTGCCTTAGAAATTCCAGCAGCAGGGGCACCAGCACTTTTTTCTTGAAGACCGGCACTTCCGAGCCCTGAATGCTGAATCTGCGGCCTGAAAAATCCACGAAAATCTCGTATTCTCCGCTCTTTGATTCCAGTTCACGGATTTCGGAGGCTGTGGCGGTTTGAATTTCCCTGCCTCTGACCAGCAGTGTGAAATCCCCTTCCGGGCTAGAGGTGATCAGTTTTTCTTCATACCACTTGAATTCTTTTTGAAGTTTATCCTGGGCCGTGACCGGGAGCTTCTCCATCTGGATCAGATACTGGCGGTAAAAGTCATCTGCGCCGCTTCCTGAGGCAAGTCTGGACTGGAGATATAAAAAGTAATAAGATCTGGCCAGGATCTGCGGGTTGTCGCTGATTTTTCCGAATTCCACTGCTTTCTCGAAAAACTCTCTGGCTTCACCTGATCTGCCTGACAGCAGGAGATACTGTCCATAACCCTGCTGGGTGCGTGTGCGTTCCACTGAACTGTCGACAGTCTGGTAGATTTTCAACCCTGACTGATAGTGAAACTCAGCTTCCTTGAACTGACCCATCCTGGAATGCAGATTGCCGAGTTCGCGGCGGAGGAAACCCTGTTCATGCAGAAGTCCCTTTTTAAGAGCCAGCTCCAGGCCGAGTTGAAAAAATTTGAGCGAGTTCTCAAAATCTTCCCGAAAATGATAGAGCTCTCCATACAGATAATAAATATAGATAAGTCCCATCTGATCGTTGATCTTCAGGCACAGATTCCTGGATTCTGAAAGACAGGCTGCGGATTGATCGATTTCATTGAGATGGTAGAGAAGGAGGGCTTTGTTGTAGAGGGTAGTGGAGAGATTGACGAGAGCGTGGCAGCCTCGTTCGATAGTTTCGGCTTTCTGGTAATATTCAAGAGCTTCCTGTACCTGACCCCTGTGCGCCAGAAACACGGCATATGTCGACATGGCACTGGCATGCAATACCGGGAAGATTCCCTTTCCCCCTTCTTTCAGGGCAAGCTGGAAATATTGTTCGGCTTTCGGGATTTTTCCGAGCCTGTTGTATGCGCTCGCAATTGTGGAAAAAGTATACAGCCGCTGCTCTGTAGAAAGATCGTCTTTCAAGGCAATTTCCAGGGATTCGATCGACTGCTGATGATGGCCTGAATAATAATACTTCAGCCCTGAGAGATAGTTGAAATCCTTCTGACCCTTGATTTCCGAGAGCAGCTCATCAGCCTCACTAAAGGCTCTGTGAAAGATCAGGAATTCAATCCTGGAGCTGACCAGTTCCTGATGACGGTAACAGTCAGAGAAATTCAGCGCTTCGCAGAGCAGATGATAAAAATTTCCCGTGTCTTCACCAAGAACTTGAAGCTGGCGGCTCAACAGGATCAGGGCATCCACAGCTTTCCTGGAATCCCCGGCTTCCAGAAAATGGAAGTAGGCTTCGCGCAATTCCTGAATTTCTGCCTGATCCATGCTGAAAGATACCGCGATTTTTTTGTGGATCAGGATCATATCTTTCTGATCGATCTTGCGCTGGGTATATTCCCTGAGCAGATTGTGCAGGAAAATCCTCCCCTCTGCGTCGGATTCGACTAAAAAATTATCCAGGAGTCTTTTGACGAGTGATCTGGTTTTATCTGAAAAGCCTGGCAGGCGTTCCATTCTGACCGGTATCCTTATGAAGCAGATGGATTTAAGGAACTCCTGCTCATCCATTGACAGCGAAATCCAGAGCTGATCCAGCAGGTTTCTGTCTTTTTCCTGCTCAAATTCAGATGAAGAAAGCAGGGATTCCGGGGTGTGTTCCCCGACAGTCAGGAGTCCCAGAAACAGTTTGAGAGAGAATGGATGGCCATTCACTTTT
This genomic window contains:
- a CDS encoding DUF488 domain-containing protein produces the protein MKFYSIGYGGRSPDELLATLTENGVKSVADVRIAPYAAIRDFSYSSNPEKGISALLKSRGIDYIHLEEMGNLLRHDPDWQRKYSLLWDRCGDLLTGRLFSLQPPFCLLCAERKIKECHRLIIADYLVKLGHEAVHIS
- a CDS encoding winged helix-turn-helix domain-containing protein; the protein is MNRHADELENPADDSRFFCGRIAEQNQLQEAFSERRVILIAGIGGIGKTALAVKLYQNLQVDQKTSGRLIFIKCLAGWNFSDFSSEIIEQAVRLTGRKKYLASVSRLPNQLAEMLEENGIILFIDDFQLIENSEVQEFITEAIDYFQQARLVLISRNRPEIPALKLIEVFELRLGGLDFNETWEMASHLLRDSSDLKSVSRDKLFEKVKGHPFFIKMSLSVSRNDSNALETLLESTECEFELLDQIWKNLSAVEKEILTSLSFMRAPVKQFPGCRNEEHRSALKKLLNRYLVDTDLSGRYFLHDIFREHIKEKSDVEAVLMIHRQIAVDLCLENAGIDEQLEAYYHFLEAGMLTTAVDQIILLGKKFQLLNEGAVRFDNLLSQVISECGEYRNQELIRCRIEFLIIRGAYREAESLLDSIHSRAEYAYLSGLMNYYRDQGALAIRQFRDAVSMGLESEQYLNAIAIIASSYDWLGDAETAEKYFLQALSSPAIMDHPLIKARILANYASCLYPQGRCEKARECFGLAEEIQRTCGATGPLAGTLLTESWFFLMLNDLERSLACLNEARDLLMRIDDRRNLVNSMINLACIENRRGQPEPALEHLSSAFEQAEALDLEVEQGYASREAGNIQMQLGQFGKARNQLKKALKIFEKLDTPVTLAFVRMHYGKLQLLTGYVSESEDMLTSVCEVSKKARNSILSASNYFFLYLLYRSSGDGRAEQCYADHLEMLDKLPLSTQKMLKKELSEFESRQSGKGADRIRLFLPGNDGIIAGASEIELARSRRNEYEIFMDFEKSYISIRGREVPLFSKKVLAKLLQQMVSNPGHVFSSDEIFAAVWGCEFDPEVDGSPLRRSIFRLRQILGDVKGGHFICSASEKGSYFFNRQVDYCAIFPVVPLSGK
- a CDS encoding tetratricopeptide repeat protein; the protein is MIPSIPAGFCGRQVELQQLLNAFPLRKLLTIAGIGGIGKTALALAFAHKLEERPECTGRVVWISCRNGWGNKDFQAEIVHGVVELTGNKKYSSSFARSPLLLVSMLEENSIILFIDNFHLVESEETRDLLRTAKDYLKSSKIILITRKRPSLSPLEAVELYELRLAGLSREDSAKMASGLLRTAKFESLPSDTKIRILEKVNGHPFSLKLFLGLLTVGEHTPESLLSSSEFEQEKDRNLLDQLWISLSMDEQEFLKSICFIRIPVRMERLPGFSDKTRSLVKRLLDNFLVESDAEGRIFLHNLLREYTQRKIDQKDMILIHKKIAVSFSMDQAEIQELREAYFHFLEAGDSRKAVDALILLSRQLQVLGEDTGNFYHLLCEALNFSDCYRHQELVSSRIEFLIFHRAFSEADELLSEIKGQKDFNYLSGLKYYYSGHHQQSIESLEIALKDDLSTEQRLYTFSTIASAYNRLGKIPKAEQYFQLALKEGGKGIFPVLHASAMSTYAVFLAHRGQVQEALEYYQKAETIERGCHALVNLSTTLYNKALLLYHLNEIDQSAACLSESRNLCLKINDQMGLIYIYYLYGELYHFREDFENSLKFFQLGLELALKKGLLHEQGFLRRELGNLHSRMGQFKEAEFHYQSGLKIYQTVDSSVERTRTQQGYGQYLLLSGRSGEAREFFEKAVEFGKISDNPQILARSYYFLYLQSRLASGSGADDFYRQYLIQMEKLPVTAQDKLQKEFKWYEEKLITSSPEGDFTLLVRGREIQTATASEIRELESKSGEYEIFVDFSGRRFSIQGSEVPVFKKKVLVPLLLEFLRQPGRVIKSQEIFETVWGRKYNPESDGGALRKTISRLREMLGDNKRERFICSASEKGCYFFNPQVNYCIIIPQARN